GCGATGGCCTCGCGCGCGGGAGTTTCGTCCTTGGTGGTGACGGAATCGACTATGCGCCGTACCATGGGGTTGTCGGGCCGCACGTCGAAGCCCGCGCTGAAGGAGCGGTCCCCGGTGCCGGTGACGACGATCGCGCGCGGCAATGAGGCGGCGAGCTCCTCGGCGCGTTTTTGCAGCAAATCGAACATCACGTCGTTGAAGGCGTGCAGGCGGTCGGGCCTGTCGAGCGTGACGAGCGCCACCCGCCCTTTCCGCTCGAGACGAATGTTTGCGTCTGCCATGTCCGTGTACCTCCCGCTTAATGACTCAACGCATCGCGCGCGACGCGCGTATTCATCACGTCAATGCCGTTTTACGTTATGCGCCTTATTTCAGAGCGACCACGGTGCGCCCGCGGTGCGTTCCGGCCTTCATTGCCGTAAATCTTTCCTCGAGCCCGCCGAGCGTGGTTTCCGAGGCCATGTCGGAAAGCCAGGGGAACTTCCACGCGCCCGCGAGCAGGCCCCAGACCTCGCGCCGCAGGTCCATGGGGCAGTTCTGCGAATCGATGCCGAAGAGCGAGACTCCGCGCAGAATGAACGGATAGACCGTGACGGGAAGCTCGGGCACGATGTTCCCGCAGCAGGTGGCCGCGCCGCCGGCAACGACCGACTTGAGGCCGTAGGCCAGCACCGGGCCCCCGATGGTGTCGACACATCCCGCATAACGCTCTTTGAAAAGCGGCCGCGCGGGCGCATCGACCGCCTCGGCCGGATCGAGTATGGCGGAGGCGCCGCACTTTTTGAGCAGGTCGTCGGCGCCGGCGCTCCCCTGAAGCGCGACGACCGAAAAGCCGAGGTGGGAAAGGATGGAAAGCGCCATGCTCCCCACGCCTCCCGCGGCGCCGGTTACGAGAATATCGCCGCGGCCCGGAGAAACCCCCCAGCCGAGCAGCCGGCTCACCGAAAGCCCCGCCGTGAGGCCCGCGGTGCCGTAGACCATGGCCTCGCGAAGCGACAGCCCCGAAGGCCGGGGCAGCGCCCACGCCGAGGGCACCCGGATGTAGCGGCCGAAGCCTCCGGAGGTGTTCATGCCCAGGTCGTAGCTGGTGACGATGACCTCATCGCCGGGCCTGAACGCGCCGTCGTCGCACGCCACCACGACGCCCGCCGCGTCGATGCCCGGCGTGTGCGGATACTTTTTTGTGACGCCGCGGTTTCCCGTGGCCGAGAGCATGTCCTTGTAGTTGAGCGATGAGTAGCGGACCTCCACCAGCAGCTCGCCCGCCGGTAGCTGGTCCGTTGTACGCTCCTCGATGCCGCGCCCAAACGCGTCGTCGGCGCCCTCGCGCACCACCAGGGCCTTGAATTTCTTCGGTTCCATGATTCCTCCTTCCATCTTTAACTTCGCTTTGGACCTCGCGCGCCGGACGCCGCGCGAGGCCTGCCGCCGGCGGGTTTTACGCCCGCCGGTTTCGCTGTTTTCCGCGCGGCTTTTTCGCGGCCGCGCCGCCGTCGCGTCGTACTTGGCGCAGGGTCTGTATCAGCGACCGTATGGACGCGTTCAGATTGCGGCGGGAATGATTGAGATTGAACATGACGCAGGCCCCCATGAGACCCGAGAAGACGATCTCGGTTATGCGGGCCGTATCGGCCGCCGGGTCGACCTGGCCGGCGGTTTTGCCTTCGTCGAGGTTGCGCCTTATCATGCGTCTGAGCCGTACGAAGCCCTCGTTGACCTCCGCGGCGAGATCGGGGCTCTGCCCGGCGAGCTCCACGGCGAAGGTCATGAAGACGCAGCCGCCGGGGAAGGTGTGCGCGTCGGCCAGGTAGCGGTCGCGGTAGTTTTCCAGGAGCTTCTGGAGCCGGTCGATCGGGTGCATGTCGTCATCCAGCCCGGCAAGGTTTTTTTCGCGCCATATCTTCCGGGCGCGCGAGAGGGCCGTGGTGAAGAGCTCTTCCTTGGTTTTGAAATGGTTATAGAAGCCGCCCTTGGAGGTGCCGGCCGCGGTGATGATATCGGTCGTGGAGGTGTTGATATAACCCTTTACGGAGAAGAGCTTGAGGGATTCGTCGATAATGCGGTCTTTGAGGGTCATGCGCGCTCCCGGGGGCCGGCGCCTGTTCGACAGACCGACCGGTCTGTCTGGACAGTAGCCCGCGGGGCTGGGGGGTGTCAAGCAGGATATGCGCTTCGCGCGGTTTTTCTTTTTCCTCTTCAGTGCGCCGATGGCACGGCGGGGCTTTTCATTGTGTGTTATTTCTTTTTTCTTTCCCCGGTGGTTAGGGGCGCATCGCTTACTTAACGCGCGAGGCGGCTCAGACCGCTTTGACGGTATCTGGCGACATACTCTTTCCAATATCTTTCTTTCTAATTTTGTGCTGAATGATTCATGTTTGCCTCCATGTTTTTAAAGGCATTATATTTCAAGGCCGTACGCAAGGGAAGACGTGGGAAAATTGACGCTTACATTATAACAAATGAAGCTATAATTGTTAAATATTCTTTCACCCTACTCAAGGGTTACAAAAATCGCAATATTGCGGGTTTTCAACCTGTTTTTTAAAAGGAAATTCTTTTCCCATTTGGAAATTGCATATCTGGCAACGATAAATATGTTTGAGTGTTGACCTTGTGGGCAAACCACACATTTCGCAGGGCAAACCTTTTACTGCATCCTCAACTCCAAAGCCGGGAGTGCTGCAATTTGGGCAAAACGATTTAATTTTATTGACGAGCTTTATCGCTGCCTGCTCTATAATTTTCATACGGGTAGGGTTGAACATTGCCCGCATATCTGTCTCAATATAGGCTGTGCCATCTTCATTTTTTATTACATGATAGTTTTTAGTTAGTTCTTCAATCGTCCCGCTTTCTTTTATTATGCCTGTGTAGTTATTTTTGCCTTTCTTTAAAATAATTCCGTGCGAAGGAAATCCAATTTTGTTGGCAAATTCAATAAGTTCATCTTCAGATTTTATATCCTTTCCATCGAAATTTGTGTTTAAGCTTAGTTCCCTTTCAATAATTTCAATACCGTTTTCTTTATCCATCAGCATAACAAGTTCATCGTTTGCGTGTGCAAAAAACATGGCAGGATGAGCACCAAAAGAGCCTTCATTTGCTATGGCCACATTTATTCCGCTTGCATCAATGGCCATTCGGCATTTTTTTCGCAAAGTAGTAAAGGGGTCATCTTCCCTTTCCACTTCTCCCGAGAATGTCCCCAGCTTATCCGTATCCAAATCTTTTGGTACAACGCAAATCAGCCCCAGCTCATTTTCAAAAATTGGGGCGATTACTTCCTCTTTCTTGTGCTTGGTTGCGATAACCGCTTTTCTTCCACTAAAAAAATCCATGCTACGTTTTCAATTTTTTTGATTTTTCAATTACTTGCTCTTTTAGTTCCTGTTTGTATTGTATGATCTTATCCCGAATTGTGTCATCTTTTGCTGACACAATTTGAGCCGCAAGAATTCCTGCATTTTTTGCTCCGTTAAGTGATACTGTTGCAACCGGTACTCCGCCTGGCATCTGCAAAATGGATAGAACAGAATCCCAACCGTCAATGGAATTGCTCGATTTTATTGGCACACCAATTATAGGTAATGGCGATATAGCCGCAACCATTCCGGGCAAATGTGCTGCACCACCTGCTCCCGCAATTATTGCCAAAATACCTCGCTTGTGTGCATTTGATGCAAATTCATATAGTTTCTCGGGTGTACGGTGCGCCGAAACTATATCAATTTCATATCCGATTCCAAATATGTCTAGCATTTCAGCCGCCTGTTTCATTACGGGTAAATCAGAATCTGAACCCATTACAATGCTTATTAACTTTCTTTCCATGATTTTACCTTTATCAACTGTTTGACTTTTTCTGCCTTTTTTAACGCACACTCTAACGATGATGATAAAATGGTTACATGTTCCATTTTTCGGTAAGGTTTGGTTGTTTTTTTTCCATACAAATGAATCTTAACTCCTTCAATAGCCATACTCTTTGATAAGCCTTCAGGGCGGTCACAAAAACCGAAATTTTTTAAGTCTATATTTTGCCATATTCTAAATTTTCCGATGCGAAAAACATCATAGCATGAAAATATCTAACAGTTCCCTGAAAAACCAAGCTATATTGCTAAAAAATATGCTGAGAATTCGCCACTTTCTCCGTATTTTATCTTACAAGTGCATTTTTACCTGAATCTGAATGCTTTTCGTCGACAAACAGCGCTTGTTGCACCCTATATCGCCCCAGTTTACCCTTGAGCTGCCGGGATATTTCGAATCCGCAATAGATTGTAAACGCTTACTGCAAATTATAAAAGATACTCGATCCGATCCAGTCCGCGAAAGTGAGGCCGTCGCATAATTGAAAACGCTTTGAGCCGACCGAATATTTCTTCAACGCGCTTCCTTTTCCTGAGTTCATTGCAAAAATCATCATTATCATAGTGCTTGTCATCTCCGCAAACCTTTCTATTTCATCAAACAATCCGCGCTGTTTCATAATCCACACCTTTTTGTGATTGATTTCCGTGGATTATGGCTGAACGTTTCTCCTTGTCAATTAATTCATGGGAATCTTTAATTTTTAGAGGTTCCCTATCTTTCTTTCGAATTTTGTGCTGAATGATTCATGCTTGCCTCCATGTTTTTGGAGGCATTATATTTCAATTTCCCCACGCAAGGGAAGACGTGGGGAAATTGACGCTTACGTATCACCTCTCTTATTCCTCCTGAAAAAAGCATGATTTTTATCTTGACAATATAGTAATAATTCTAATAATAATTACTAATATGAAACTCAAACGCAAAAGGAGCAGACAGCGCGAAAGAATACTCGAACTGATACAGGCGAGCGTGAATCACCCGACCGCGCAGGCTATCCATGAAATACTGAAAAAAGAAATTAAATCTCTCAGCATGGGGACAGTGTACAGGAACATCCGTATATTGATGGAACAGGGACTGATAGCGAGCCGGAATTTTGGCGACGGCGTCGAACATCTTGACCCGATCACCCAGAGTCATTATCATTTTATATGTAACAGGTGCAAATCCGTCAGCGATTTCACCATGCCGTTCCAGGAATCCATAAACAAGAAAGCCCAAAAAATATCGAAGAACACCATAACGGGCCATACGATCCAGTTTTACGGTATTTGTAAAAAATGCAAAAACCAGAAAAAGGAGGACACTGATGAGCGAGATGGATAGAGAGAGCAAACACCCGGTGGCGGGTAAAACCGGGCCCCCCGGCTCCGCCAGGGGCACGTCGAACAGGGACTGGTGGCCCAACCAGCTGAACCTTAAAATGCTCCACCAGAACTCTCCGATGGTCGACCCGATGGG
Above is a window of Spirochaetota bacterium DNA encoding:
- the purE gene encoding 5-(carboxyamino)imidazole ribonucleotide mutase, with protein sequence MERKLISIVMGSDSDLPVMKQAAEMLDIFGIGYEIDIVSAHRTPEKLYEFASNAHKRGILAIIAGAGGAAHLPGMVAAISPLPIIGVPIKSSNSIDGWDSVLSILQMPGGVPVATVSLNGAKNAGILAAQIVSAKDDTIRDKIIQYKQELKEQVIEKSKKLKT
- a CDS encoding transcriptional repressor; this encodes MKLKRKRSRQRERILELIQASVNHPTAQAIHEILKKEIKSLSMGTVYRNIRILMEQGLIASRNFGDGVEHLDPITQSHYHFICNRCKSVSDFTMPFQESINKKAQKISKNTITGHTIQFYGICKKCKNQKKEDTDERDG
- a CDS encoding TetR/AcrR family transcriptional regulator codes for the protein MTLKDRIIDESLKLFSVKGYINTSTTDIITAAGTSKGGFYNHFKTKEELFTTALSRARKIWREKNLAGLDDDMHPIDRLQKLLENYRDRYLADAHTFPGGCVFMTFAVELAGQSPDLAAEVNEGFVRLRRMIRRNLDEGKTAGQVDPAADTARITEIVFSGLMGACVMFNLNHSRRNLNASIRSLIQTLRQVRRDGGAAAKKPRGKQRNRRA
- a CDS encoding YhdH/YhfP family quinone oxidoreductase translates to MEPKKFKALVVREGADDAFGRGIEERTTDQLPAGELLVEVRYSSLNYKDMLSATGNRGVTKKYPHTPGIDAAGVVVACDDGAFRPGDEVIVTSYDLGMNTSGGFGRYIRVPSAWALPRPSGLSLREAMVYGTAGLTAGLSVSRLLGWGVSPGRGDILVTGAAGGVGSMALSILSHLGFSVVALQGSAGADDLLKKCGASAILDPAEAVDAPARPLFKERYAGCVDTIGGPVLAYGLKSVVAGGAATCCGNIVPELPVTVYPFILRGVSLFGIDSQNCPMDLRREVWGLLAGAWKFPWLSDMASETTLGGLEERFTAMKAGTHRGRTVVALK
- a CDS encoding DUF6671 family protein, which encodes MDFFSGRKAVIATKHKKEEVIAPIFENELGLICVVPKDLDTDKLGTFSGEVEREDDPFTTLRKKCRMAIDASGINVAIANEGSFGAHPAMFFAHANDELVMLMDKENGIEIIERELSLNTNFDGKDIKSEDELIEFANKIGFPSHGIILKKGKNNYTGIIKESGTIEELTKNYHVIKNEDGTAYIETDMRAMFNPTRMKIIEQAAIKLVNKIKSFCPNCSTPGFGVEDAVKGLPCEMCGLPTRSTLKHIYRCQICNFQMGKEFPFKKQVENPQYCDFCNP